A DNA window from Leptolyngbya sp. KIOST-1 contains the following coding sequences:
- a CDS encoding M42 family metallopeptidase, with translation MHDALFAQIADLVLCHSPSGAEDEINQYLMDTLEKLGVEHWRDEADNVIVKIPGRDDSRAVAITAHKDEIGTLVKSIYADGRVSVRKLGGSFPWVYGEGVMDLLGDQETISGILSFGSRHVSHESPQKTQQESQPVTWETAWIETKRSPHELAAAGIRPGTRAVVGKHRKRPFRLGDHIASYTLDNKASLAILLRLAERLKQPPATVYLVASAKEEVGAIGALYFAQRHRLEALIALEICPLAAEYPIQAGEIPVLLSQDAYGLYDEGLNADLRRAAVAHNLPVQMAVISGFGSDGSIAMKFGHVSRAACLSFPTHNTHGYEIAHLGAIARCADILEHYCNDL, from the coding sequence ATGCACGACGCCCTCTTTGCCCAGATCGCTGACCTCGTTCTCTGCCACTCCCCCAGCGGCGCAGAGGACGAGATCAACCAGTATTTGATGGATACCCTGGAGAAGCTGGGGGTCGAGCACTGGCGGGATGAGGCCGACAACGTGATCGTCAAAATTCCGGGGCGGGACGATAGCCGCGCCGTCGCGATCACCGCCCACAAGGACGAGATCGGCACCCTGGTCAAGAGCATCTACGCCGATGGTCGGGTCTCGGTACGCAAGCTGGGCGGCTCCTTCCCCTGGGTCTACGGCGAAGGCGTGATGGATCTGCTGGGGGATCAAGAGACCATCAGCGGCATTCTCAGCTTTGGCTCGCGCCACGTCTCCCACGAGTCGCCCCAGAAGACCCAGCAGGAGAGCCAGCCCGTCACCTGGGAGACAGCCTGGATTGAAACCAAGCGATCGCCCCACGAACTGGCCGCCGCCGGCATCCGCCCCGGCACTCGCGCGGTGGTTGGCAAACACCGCAAGCGCCCCTTCCGCCTAGGCGACCATATTGCGAGTTACACCCTCGACAACAAGGCGTCTCTGGCGATTTTGCTTCGCCTGGCGGAGCGGTTAAAGCAGCCGCCAGCAACGGTGTATCTGGTGGCCTCGGCCAAAGAAGAAGTGGGCGCGATCGGTGCCCTGTACTTTGCCCAGCGCCACCGTCTGGAGGCTCTGATTGCCCTGGAGATTTGCCCCCTGGCGGCGGAATACCCAATTCAGGCGGGGGAAATACCTGTACTGCTCAGTCAAGATGCCTATGGTCTTTACGATGAAGGGCTCAACGCCGACCTGCGCCGGGCCGCCGTCGCCCACAACCTTCCGGTACAGATGGCAGTAATCAGCGGCTTTGGCAGCGATGGATCGATCGCCATGAAGTTTGGCCACGTGTCGCGGGCGGCCTGCCTTAGCTTTCCCACCCACAACACCCACGGCTATGAAATTGCCCATCTGGGGGCGATCGCCCGCTGCGCCGACATTCTGGAGCACTACTGTAACGACCTGTGA
- a CDS encoding CBS domain-containing protein, whose translation MAKTVADMMTPNPITVGPDTVLKDAIQLMADNHVGGLPVLNADGDLVGILSQSDLMWQTTGIDMPAYIMLLDSVIYLKNPSQYSQEIHKALGQLVKDVMSDHVVTIAPDQSVREAAHLMHDKKVRRLPVVNSDRQLVGILTRGDIVREMANSYA comes from the coding sequence ATGGCCAAAACCGTCGCAGACATGATGACCCCCAACCCGATCACCGTGGGCCCCGACACTGTGCTCAAGGATGCCATTCAGCTGATGGCCGATAACCACGTTGGCGGCCTGCCGGTCCTCAACGCCGACGGCGATCTGGTGGGCATTCTCTCCCAGTCAGACCTAATGTGGCAGACCACTGGCATTGATATGCCCGCCTACATCATGCTGCTCGACAGCGTTATCTACCTCAAAAATCCGTCCCAGTACAGCCAGGAAATCCACAAAGCCCTGGGCCAACTGGTCAAAGACGTGATGAGCGATCACGTCGTCACCATCGCCCCCGATCAATCGGTGCGCGAAGCCGCCCACCTGATGCACGACAAAAAAGTGCGCCGCCTCCCGGTGGTAAATAGCGATCGCCAGCTAGTTGGCATCCTCACCCGGGGCGACATTGTGCGGGAGATGGCAAATAGCTATGCGTAG
- the nblB gene encoding phycobilisome degradation protein NblB, whose translation MAITPDSVRELLHSEDYGDRLRAVNQLRELAPEEAFELVQIAANDGNARVRYAAISQISSLGQQDLATVEPLLLRSLTQDPEPDVQAAAADTIGGLRLRSAYPELAALYHSTEEWLVKFSIVAALGELGEPSAFELLQEALGSDNELIATAAIGALGELGDRRALPLLLNHTNHPDWQVRHRLVQALAQFSEPDAHAALQQLTSDDSEIVAGAARQHLGR comes from the coding sequence ATGGCTATTACCCCAGACTCGGTTCGAGAACTGCTGCACTCCGAAGACTACGGGGATCGGCTGCGGGCCGTTAACCAACTGCGTGAACTGGCCCCAGAAGAAGCATTTGAGCTGGTGCAAATCGCCGCTAACGACGGCAATGCCCGGGTTCGCTATGCAGCAATCAGCCAAATTTCCAGCCTGGGCCAGCAGGACCTGGCCACCGTAGAACCGCTGCTGCTGCGATCGCTCACCCAGGATCCCGAACCCGATGTGCAGGCGGCCGCTGCCGATACCATTGGCGGACTCAGGTTGAGAAGCGCCTATCCCGAACTGGCGGCGCTCTATCACAGTACTGAGGAATGGCTGGTGAAATTTAGCATTGTCGCGGCCCTGGGCGAGTTGGGTGAGCCCAGCGCCTTTGAGTTGCTCCAGGAGGCGCTGGGCTCCGACAATGAGCTGATTGCCACGGCGGCCATTGGAGCGCTGGGTGAATTGGGCGATCGCCGCGCCCTGCCCCTGTTGCTCAACCACACCAACCACCCCGACTGGCAGGTTCGCCATCGTTTGGTGCAGGCTTTAGCTCAGTTTTCTGAGCCGGATGCCCATGCCGCTCTCCAGCAGCTCACTAGCGATGACTCAGAGATCGTGGCTGGTGCCGCCCGGCAGCATTTAGGCCGTTAA
- a CDS encoding ATP-binding protein — protein sequence MIATSPPTQQQKWDTLSFVSTLYLQPVIELLLKDVPPPWQAEVRLGLQEALVNAAKHGNRLDPAKCISVKYTASASHLWWVISDQGNGFHYPCGCDEAKDSNCSSHPGDCGRGLYILYQVFDQVTWYNDGRELHLTKVVRQPRRLPLIR from the coding sequence GTGATTGCAACTTCTCCACCTACGCAACAGCAAAAATGGGACACCCTGAGCTTTGTATCTACGCTGTATTTGCAGCCCGTGATTGAGCTTTTGCTGAAAGATGTCCCTCCCCCCTGGCAAGCTGAGGTGAGGCTTGGGCTGCAAGAGGCACTGGTGAATGCGGCTAAGCACGGGAATCGCCTTGACCCGGCCAAGTGTATCTCAGTGAAGTACACTGCTTCGGCCTCTCATCTGTGGTGGGTGATCTCCGATCAAGGAAATGGGTTTCACTACCCCTGCGGTTGCGATGAAGCTAAGGATAGCAACTGCAGCTCCCACCCTGGGGACTGTGGCCGCGGCCTCTACATTTTGTACCAGGTGTTCGATCAGGTGACCTGGTATAACGACGGGCGTGAGTTGCATCTCACCAAGGTTGTGCGGCAGCCGCGTCGACTACCGTTAATTCGCTAG
- a CDS encoding DUF6439 family protein has translation MTFSFDPSTTPHATAQAAKSAAELTDLELAQLLAERLAIKPADWHRLNRDRQVRAREQLAAALVFLLKNNSDEALARVEQAMGWLNHSLKAPPCPTHGERKTRLPND, from the coding sequence ATGACTTTTTCGTTTGATCCCTCCACGACGCCCCATGCAACAGCACAGGCAGCTAAATCGGCCGCCGAGTTGACCGACCTGGAACTGGCGCAACTTCTGGCAGAGCGCCTGGCCATTAAACCGGCTGACTGGCACCGGCTGAACCGCGATCGCCAGGTCCGCGCCAGGGAACAACTGGCCGCAGCGCTAGTCTTTTTGCTGAAGAACAATTCGGACGAGGCCCTGGCGCGGGTCGAGCAGGCTATGGGGTGGCTGAATCACAGTCTCAAAGCGCCCCCTTGCCCTACCCACGGAGAGCGGAAAACTCGGTTGCCAAACGACTAA
- a CDS encoding lysophospholipid acyltransferase family protein, giving the protein MAQHPAVRHCIEHDLAELSAIAEGTADNRVSGRFRRWVMRRFIKTFFRVRIETSEHIPTEPNVLVANHLNHLDPFLLLAFCPPRPYYYILGDARTLFNKRWKRGLLGWAGGVIPLERWWKEEIAVMTAADQGRDELKPLADEIRTSVPNGSSIHQMRQIDQAVQALLARGDGIMLFPEGRLGEQEGQMHPLKRGTVLYAMRSGVPIYPVAIIGTQTLYLRKRLTLRFGPAVRVPHQQRPKRIDIDAALAEVEQAFAALLPVNYQEPAGPKLFQHWLNHLFW; this is encoded by the coding sequence ATGGCACAACATCCCGCGGTGCGCCACTGCATTGAGCACGATTTGGCAGAGCTGAGCGCGATCGCCGAAGGCACTGCCGACAACAGGGTGAGCGGACGATTTCGGCGCTGGGTGATGCGCCGGTTCATCAAAACCTTCTTTCGGGTCCGCATTGAAACCTCGGAACACATTCCCACCGAACCCAACGTCCTGGTGGCCAATCATCTCAATCACCTGGATCCGTTTTTACTGTTAGCTTTCTGTCCCCCTCGCCCCTACTACTACATCCTGGGCGATGCCCGCACCCTGTTTAACAAGCGCTGGAAGCGTGGGCTACTGGGCTGGGCTGGGGGCGTGATCCCCCTGGAGCGCTGGTGGAAGGAAGAAATCGCCGTTATGACCGCTGCCGATCAGGGCCGCGACGAGCTGAAGCCCCTGGCCGATGAAATTCGTACTTCTGTCCCCAACGGCAGCTCAATTCACCAGATGCGTCAAATTGACCAGGCTGTGCAGGCGCTCCTAGCCCGAGGTGACGGCATTATGCTCTTTCCCGAAGGCCGTCTGGGGGAACAGGAAGGACAAATGCATCCGCTGAAGCGGGGTACAGTCCTCTATGCCATGCGATCGGGGGTGCCCATCTACCCGGTGGCGATCATCGGCACCCAAACGCTTTACCTGCGCAAGCGACTAACCCTGCGCTTTGGGCCAGCCGTACGAGTTCCCCACCAGCAGCGCCCCAAGCGAATCGATATCGACGCCGCGCTGGCGGAGGTAGAACAGGCCTTTGCCGCCCTTCTACCCGTCAATTATCAGGAACCAGCGGGGCCAAAGCTATTTCAGCACTGGCTTAACCACCTATTTTGGTAG
- a CDS encoding YchJ family protein, producing MGKGTAVTAADDCPCGSGERFGTCCQPYLLGQQSAPTAVALMRSRYTAYYQGNIDYLIATHHPAQRYGGQRAAIAQSVANTTWLGLRVLATEAGQASDRQGVVEFVAYYEDPKPGQVHERSRFSCQKGRWFYIDGDALPPLVPKRSDPCWCGSGKKYKLCHGS from the coding sequence ATGGGTAAGGGCACGGCGGTAACGGCGGCTGACGACTGTCCCTGCGGCAGCGGGGAGCGCTTTGGCACCTGCTGCCAGCCCTACCTACTGGGGCAGCAGAGCGCTCCGACGGCGGTGGCGCTGATGCGATCGCGCTATACCGCCTACTACCAGGGCAACATTGACTATTTAATCGCCACCCACCACCCTGCCCAGCGGTACGGGGGGCAGCGGGCGGCGATCGCCCAAAGCGTGGCCAACACCACCTGGCTGGGGCTGCGGGTTCTGGCCACCGAGGCCGGGCAGGCGAGCGATCGCCAGGGCGTGGTGGAATTTGTGGCCTACTACGAAGACCCCAAGCCGGGTCAGGTCCATGAGCGATCGCGCTTTAGCTGCCAAAAAGGCCGCTGGTTCTACATTGATGGCGATGCCCTACCGCCCCTGGTGCCCAAACGCAGCGATCCCTGCTGGTGCGGTAGCGGCAAAAAGTACAAGCTCTGTCACGGCAGCTAG
- a CDS encoding DUF4268 domain-containing protein — protein sequence MPKRSAKPKLGRLQKLDPTDYWQTQADFLQWLMEPETLELLGETVGLDLVLSETDAAPSPDCALLTVKGDEPVLLTAHLGSPTAADLGTLLAWAAAADAATVLWIGPAFAPEVCHTLDWLDQTSEVTWLGVVVELWSIGNAAMAANFIPTCGAVGEDPDDEGRDIAQGDEVAAEIPSPPEPEPLSELQQENLDFWSGLCDRLDRQGSLVKPGSPSIDVTMGFAIARAGFRLNAILDRDHNSLYTELLLSGIDAQPHFHLLAHDREAIADDIGLPLIWDGTGDQTCMVASTLTEVNLGDRNLWPTYQAWFCDCLERFYEAFFERIKQLDANSYEALPRHRAAALNDALILPARPRR from the coding sequence GTGCCTAAGCGATCTGCCAAACCCAAGCTGGGACGACTGCAGAAACTCGACCCCACCGACTACTGGCAGACCCAGGCCGATTTTCTGCAGTGGCTGATGGAGCCAGAAACCCTGGAGCTGCTGGGCGAAACCGTCGGCCTGGACCTGGTGCTTTCGGAGACCGACGCCGCGCCATCACCAGACTGTGCCCTGCTGACAGTTAAAGGCGATGAGCCAGTGCTGCTGACTGCCCACCTGGGCTCTCCCACGGCGGCCGACCTGGGCACCCTGTTGGCCTGGGCGGCAGCGGCCGACGCCGCGACGGTACTGTGGATCGGGCCAGCCTTTGCCCCAGAGGTATGTCACACCCTCGACTGGCTGGACCAAACCAGTGAGGTGACCTGGCTGGGCGTCGTAGTAGAGCTGTGGAGCATTGGCAACGCCGCCATGGCCGCCAACTTTATCCCCACCTGCGGTGCGGTGGGCGAGGATCCTGACGACGAAGGCCGGGACATAGCCCAGGGCGACGAGGTGGCGGCAGAGATACCCAGCCCGCCTGAGCCCGAACCCCTGAGCGAGCTACAGCAGGAAAATTTAGATTTTTGGAGCGGTCTCTGCGATCGCCTGGATCGCCAGGGCAGCCTGGTCAAACCCGGCTCCCCCTCGATCGACGTGACCATGGGGTTTGCCATTGCCCGGGCCGGGTTTCGCCTCAACGCCATCCTCGATCGCGACCACAACAGCCTCTACACCGAGCTGCTGCTGTCGGGGATCGACGCCCAGCCCCACTTTCACCTGCTGGCCCACGATCGCGAGGCGATCGCCGACGACATTGGCCTCCCCCTGATCTGGGACGGCACCGGGGACCAGACCTGCATGGTGGCCAGCACCCTGACGGAGGTCAACCTGGGCGATCGCAACCTGTGGCCCACCTACCAGGCCTGGTTTTGCGACTGCCTGGAGCGGTTCTACGAAGCGTTCTTTGAGCGCATTAAGCAGCTCGATGCCAACAGCTATGAGGCTTTGCCCCGCCATCGAGCCGCCGCCCTCAACGATGCGCTGATTTTGCCTGCGCGCCCCCGGCGGTAG